The Phaeacidiphilus oryzae TH49 region CTGATCGGGAAGGCGATCGACCGCTTCGGCTCCGGCTTCCGCGCCCATCGCGACCACGAGCTGAGCGGCCTGGACCTGTCCATCCACGCGGAGTCCGCGTACGACCACGGCGGTTACGGCGCGACGCCGGCCACGGCGAGCGGCGCGATGGCGGCGCGCGACCTGACCAAACGAATCTGACGCCGGCCGCCCGGCCCCGCCGAGCCCGAAGGGCGAATCGGGGGCGCGGGGAACCGCGCGGCCAACGCCGCAGCCTGCCGCACCCGGCAACGGCCGCTGGGCTGCAACCCGAGCTCCGCTGCCGAATGCGGCGGATCACCGGTTGGCCGCGCAGTTCCCCGCCCCCCCTACTTGCGCCTGCGGCGCTGCGCTCGGGGCGGCCCCCGCTACGCCGTGCCGCGCAGCGCGGCCAGCTCAGCCTGGACCGCGGCCTCGTGCTCCTCCTCGTCCTGCCGGGCCTTCCGCGGCGACCAGCGACCGGTGAGGACGAACGCGCAGGGCAGGAAGAGGATCTGGCCGCCGACGCAGACCCACCACCACGTCTGCCACTGGCCGGCCGCGTCCGCGGAGGCCTTCTGCACCGACGGGCCGTACTTCTGCAGGACCGCCAGCTCCGGCTGGGCCTTCTGCACGGTGGCCAGCCCGGCGACCCCGACCTGCTGGACCGCCTGCGCCATCAGCGCCGGCGGGATCGCGTTCGGCGGGTACTTGGCCAGCTGGGCGAAGAGCGCCGGGTGGGCGTCCACCACGGCCAGCGCCGGCTTCGCCTTCACCGAGGCCGCGGCCACCTGCGCGCCGTGCTCGACCAGCGGCGTCGCCGAGGTGACGACCAGCGGGAGGAAGAGGCTGGAGATCGCCACCACGGCCCGGATCGTCCAGCCCCACACGGCGAGGCCGGTCGCGGTGGCGGCCGGGTTGCGCTTCTCGACCGTCTCGGTGAAGGCCGCCATCCAGGGCGCGTACGCGGTGCCGCCCAGCACGCCGATGGCCACGAAGAGCGCGGCGAAGGTGTAGTAGCCGGTGTCGTGCTGCTTGGTGAGGACCGCGAAGGTGATGGTCGCGGCGATCGAGCCGACGGTGCCGATGATCATCAGCGGTTTGCGCACCCGCAGCTTGTCGGAGATCACCCCGATGCCGATCAGGGTCAGCGCGTTGAAGGCCCAGTACCAGTTGCCCAGGGCGTTGGCGCGCTGCTCGGAGTAGCCGAAGACGGTGGAGAAGAAGACCACCAGGTTGCCCACGGCCGCGTAGTAGAGCAGCAGGAAGATGCTGATACCGAGGGCCGGGAGGCCGATCCGCGGGCTCATCATCTGCCG contains the following coding sequences:
- a CDS encoding MFS transporter, with product MAAPTAESASTGGRSTTPFTRLWQRSLEHYPATAPRYAYLAIVVLTTVVLYYQLYVQYAVATSIITHFGMTYRYFVTISVIGNAVGAFASLAAGLADRWGRANMVVFGLLLTALLLLVGLPNAPDSATYLVLFSVVSFVEGVILVATPALIRDFSPQVGRATAMGSWTMGPVLGSLVVTVVTSSTLDSSTWQQELQYSGWAGVLLFVVALLWLRELAPRIRDQIMVTIRDRTLVEARAAGLDPETALKGHWRQMMSPRIGLPALGISIFLLLYYAAVGNLVVFFSTVFGYSEQRANALGNWYWAFNALTLIGIGVISDKLRVRKPLMIIGTVGSIAATITFAVLTKQHDTGYYTFAALFVAIGVLGGTAYAPWMAAFTETVEKRNPAATATGLAVWGWTIRAVVAISSLFLPLVVTSATPLVEHGAQVAAASVKAKPALAVVDAHPALFAQLAKYPPNAIPPALMAQAVQQVGVAGLATVQKAQPELAVLQKYGPSVQKASADAAGQWQTWWWVCVGGQILFLPCAFVLTGRWSPRKARQDEEEHEAAVQAELAALRGTA